A single Gambusia affinis linkage group LG20, SWU_Gaff_1.0, whole genome shotgun sequence DNA region contains:
- the adoa gene encoding 2-aminoethanethiol (cysteamine) dioxygenase a: MPRDNKSALIQKIAKQAFITFKDCRSANNGDGSLVTDKFNELISLVTSVRAKDLKIIPPKNKPSSGAAAPLSPPVTYMHICETEVFSMGVFLLKAGTSIPLHDHPGMNGMLKVLYGKVNVRCLDKLENSLPVPPRLEPALAPLQTPVVWRSVLRSVAEYSENSGPCLLTPVRDNLHQIDAVDGPAAFLDILAPPYNPDDGRDCHYYRVLRSEAEPATDAKVDQEQLGDKKENEGWLLEIPQPEDFWCGGEPYPGPVVSI; the protein is encoded by the exons ATGCCGCGAGACAACAAATCTGCCCTGATCCAGAAAATAGCGAAGCAGGCCTTTATCACGTTTAAAGACTGCAGGTCTGCGAACAACGGGGACGGAAGCCTCGTTACGGACAAGTTCAATGAACTGATCTCCTTAGTGACCTCCGTCCGGGCCAAGGACCTGAAAATTATTCCGCCGAAAAACAAACCGAGCTCCGGCGCAGCTGCACCTCTGAGCCCCCCAGTCACCTACATGCATATCTGCGAGACGGAGGTGTTCAGTATGGGGGTGTTCCTGCTGAAGGCCGGGACCTCCATCCCGCTCCACGACCACCCAGGAATGAACGGGATGCTCAAG GTCCTGTATGGAAAGGTGAACGTCAGGTGTTTGGACAAGCTGGAGAACAGTCTTCCTGTCCCGCCTCGTCTGGAGCCGGCCCTGGCTCCGCTGCAGACGCCGGTGGTGTGGCGCTCCGTTCTCCGCTCCGTGGCTGAATACTCTGAGAACAGCGGGCCGTGCCTCCTCACGCCCGTGCGGGATAACCTCCACCAGATCGATGCGGTGGACGGGCCGGCTGCTTTCCTGGACATCCTGGCTCCTCCCTACAACCCGGACGACGGCCGGGACTGTCACTATTACAGAGTCCTGCGGAGCGAGGCCGAGCCGGCGACGGATGCAAAGGTCGACCAGGAGCAGCTGGGAGACAAGAAGGAGAATGAGGGGTGGCTTCTTGAAATCCCCCAGCCAGAGGACTTCTGGTGTGGGGGGGAACCTTACCCAGGCCCTGTGGTCTCCATCTGA